In Triplophysa rosa linkage group LG18, Trosa_1v2, whole genome shotgun sequence, a genomic segment contains:
- the nme2a gene encoding NME/NM23 nucleoside diphosphate kinase 2a, with amino-acid sequence MSANEERTFIAIKPDGVQRGFVGEIITRFEQKGFKLVALKLIQASDDLLREHYSDLKDRLFFPGLVSYMSSGPVVAMVWEGFNVIKTGRVMLGETNPIDSKPGTIRGDFCVQVSRNIIHGSDSVESANAEINLWFKPEELCDYSKCQHNWLYG; translated from the exons ATGTCTGCAAACGAGGAGCGCACTTTCATTGCCATTAAGCCAGATGGCGTGCAGAGGGGTTTTGTAGGAGAGATCATCACGCGATTTGAACAAAAAGGGTTCAAGTTAGTTGCTTTGAAATTGATCCAG GCCAGTGATGATCTTCTCAGAGAGCACTATAGTGACCTGAAGGACCGGCTGTTCTTTCCTGGACTTGTCAGTTACATGTCCTCTGGCCCTGTGGTTGCCATG GTGTGGGAGGGTTTTAATGTTATCAAAACTGGTAGAGTAATGCTTGGGGAGACTAATCCCATTGACTCCAAGCCTGGGACGATCCGGGGTGACTTTTGCGTACAGGTTTCTCG GAACATCATCCATGGCAGTGATTCTGTAGAAAGTGCCAACGCCGAGATCAACCTGTGGTTCAAACcagaagaactctgtgactacTCGAAATGTCAGCATAACTGGCTCTATGGCTGA